Proteins from a genomic interval of Deltaproteobacteria bacterium:
- a CDS encoding Fic family protein encodes MLGKLARREWNVVEHSNNTRPVHHLLFQDLTPPDAPYFAGHYRGEDFSGLLNYFVEIRSDPLVGTHPRLVFQKMDFLGQSIRAAIGALDGVIARGERRFTEDFALKIAKVSAWIFVTFLGIHPYANGNGHAARFIVRLVAWHYGYWAGAWTIEPRPGLPGDGTDYSSAIYLYRRGNTEILERAFLLMLLDGAGST; translated from the coding sequence GTGCTCGGAAAACTCGCGCGCCGGGAGTGGAACGTCGTCGAGCATTCGAACAACACGCGCCCGGTCCACCACTTGCTCTTCCAGGATCTCACCCCTCCGGACGCTCCCTATTTTGCGGGTCACTATCGAGGTGAGGACTTTTCTGGTCTTCTCAATTATTTCGTCGAAATTCGTTCGGACCCGCTCGTCGGCACCCACCCTCGGCTCGTGTTTCAGAAAATGGATTTTCTGGGTCAGTCGATTCGTGCCGCAATTGGCGCTCTCGACGGAGTGATAGCTCGAGGCGAGCGCCGATTCACGGAAGATTTCGCCCTGAAAATTGCGAAGGTGTCGGCATGGATTTTCGTTACGTTTCTCGGCATCCATCCGTACGCCAACGGAAACGGGCATGCCGCGCGGTTCATCGTCAGATTGGTTGCCTGGCACTATGGCTACTGGGCGGGAGCGTGGACGATCGAGCCGCGTCCGGGCTTGCCGGGCGACGGCACGGACTACTCGTCCGCGATCTACCTCTACCGGCGCGGCAACACAGAGATTTTGGAAAGGGCGTTTTTGCTCATGCTTCTGGACGGTGCCGGGAGCACCTGA